In Hoeflea ulvae, one genomic interval encodes:
- a CDS encoding 3'-5' exonuclease, with protein sequence MEQDVTNTYPNLNLEELVDRLEATGDFRVLRRLKLSEHIEPSDSSRNRTGMFLDVESTGLDVGTSEILELAIMPFEYGADGRVVSVGQPLHQFNEPATSIPPEITAITGLTDELVAGHRLDIPAIEAFVEQTDVLLAHNAAFDRPFVERISPIFAAKPWACTMCDVPWKGEGFEGRRLSDLLYKFHYFFDAHRAVDDCEAGIALLTMKLPKSGERVLSCVLKAARQSTWRIFADAAPFEMKDALKNRGYKWNADRAIGPRAWWKDVPSDLIDAEVEFLQSEVLRSPVQLPMFEITAFQRYSGRIR encoded by the coding sequence GTGGAGCAAGATGTAACCAATACATATCCCAATCTGAACCTTGAAGAACTGGTGGATAGACTAGAGGCGACAGGCGATTTCAGGGTACTTCGACGACTGAAGCTTAGTGAGCACATCGAGCCAAGCGATAGCTCGAGGAATCGAACCGGAATGTTTTTGGACGTCGAAAGTACTGGATTGGACGTTGGCACCAGTGAGATCTTAGAGCTCGCCATCATGCCGTTCGAATATGGCGCTGATGGGCGGGTCGTTTCAGTTGGACAGCCCCTGCACCAGTTCAATGAGCCTGCGACTTCGATCCCTCCAGAGATCACCGCGATTACCGGTCTAACAGATGAGCTCGTGGCTGGTCACCGGTTGGATATTCCCGCGATCGAAGCATTTGTGGAACAAACGGACGTTCTGCTCGCCCACAATGCCGCTTTCGACCGGCCATTCGTTGAACGGATATCACCTATATTCGCAGCTAAGCCTTGGGCCTGCACGATGTGCGATGTTCCTTGGAAGGGAGAAGGTTTCGAGGGGCGACGATTGTCCGACCTTTTGTACAAGTTCCATTATTTCTTTGACGCGCACCGTGCCGTCGATGATTGCGAAGCCGGCATTGCTCTGCTGACGATGAAGCTGCCAAAGAGTGGTGAGCGTGTACTTAGCTGCGTCCTAAAGGCTGCGCGCCAGTCGACTTGGCGAATCTTTGCGGATGCCGCACCGTTCGAGATGAAGGATGCCTTAAAAAATCGCGGATACAAATGGAATGCAGATCGAGCAATCGGCCCGCGGGCTTGGTGGAAGGATGTTCCCTCTGACTTGATCGATGCAGAGGTAGAATTCCTGCAGTCAGAGGTACTCCGATCTCCCGTGCAACTTCCTATGTTCGAGATCACGGCCTTTCAGCGTTATTCGGGGCGGATCCGATAA
- a CDS encoding CHC2 zinc finger domain-containing protein, with product MARKSRTGLSDIAQLVEQADIALVAERLGLNLDSRVRQPRRAICPFHDDKDPSLNLYRSGAGRTERDHYHCFVCGAHGDAVSLIQNYEKVPFWEAVQRLAAIEGVELSSRRRPAVDRLTGAAILTHHLVEIPVTDKKFAAFSKERGFDPAFLRNRGGANASLGSLIERARADRTIEEQLVEAGVLRREDAAEPVADLYGQKLRGFFGGSRIVFPIDGPQGETVGFAARALDGQTPKYLYSYGFPRRTSLYGQGRVLKAVQNLRRSDRNGAIDIYLVEGIFDALRLDQLGFHALGVLGAQLTPGQIEQIVRIQEQVGEFDGELRFHIFFDWDDAGKRGAYDATLQLLRLLQHGHPFDLTVITSPNNDLAKADPDTFLRDVPPEAAQKLLASASVGPLEFLAAYRLGTEPSRLDWSTVNRLRLASIARSVAYSLRDADWARIFAPLSTADQHPGLTQFAALVSSYGGAQLGPSQASQILQKLRDPADDRSDLLTALTLGRSSTSRREYPLDDEAWERLAIAASPLFHIHRERLAASDGPASPLLARQVPKGNGKYRLKSGPVAHDAILQQYALVELLRDRDDCPSFADSIPAIRYARDGEGDDGIFKTGSGRKQPALSFAYQIDMAIVNGLKPPRREGIFRPYFECWRSFIDFIDGRIKHFRHEEMQILRLDITGFYDHIRSDVFGDALAQPLERALHGLNFADGDIGSFAPLLAPSEHEDATGRAEAFTRFLLQHSFGLRYFDPITGKEASSDSKRGIPQGPDLSAYLANISLFDLDDMMGAEVARLNEQEVVPDETRDQDRCSAAYARYVDDIVIICRDFETAAQLRRKIESLVSLKGLSLNRKNVTPPPMTRAQARGWITDNRAGFGFSGALADLPTTEAMDPLADAGEIDRRTALGLLFDPDLDNPANADIGVVKIGTALSATEIRFNDRANAYRRLWCFASDNLENASGEELAASFAKLLAEAEPGVLPLADETDRLDIAMAAMEGLDRALRFAVPPGTFGQELCERIERNLLTLSTAVLDDPFTPLETLLLDCNDNRLLSRFDTRCQIGNMASLAAEKLGPRDRTFQFTSLHKFLLPNVCLGEVLPEGLLHSLLKHDAAFARPLPGLVVASRQSAKAAFSRLNQTLVELQRAEALGGDEGPAIFSVSELQDPNKVVSVAKSILSIWAPGKDIDCSTAPPTEVELDAAATLVNLTYSVFGEIVLRRPRLTQMIARVANAVPLPSPPGLKASGILLWCPDDGRLLLASPPDTAEAPPLGVTWTDLNDQSVPGIALREATLPEGSRLLVEKARKWLPSEIANLYRAGFTQFAQQIDLDAGRVPVPTAFSFFGIMTDGVIDFSSVQLISWPALRSSVDGHAFIRVGPSLEARSVYADGADHWRYGWAVRDACNRAEPSHDDDAGMDAHAETALDEDFHRREAIVARVLPRLSGADQWGPGEGTPDNPIPIRIRRALTLLENFDRAGTAAAAASCLVAAVAEGMFMSERVNVLHDLTSNGNPAELLAAATRRVSRALPEAAKHWNIAVPPSLPHRRGASAWQILSTAIGHAGIDLPGDTADSLNALEAGAEVLAAIADLRALAFEIAAALPEDSLNRLSDAEFDLAWVSDIVGLDLIMLNDRSATNEPGLAMQTNKVVRAFSQVVLGQRRGLNFVRDQITPAGWVVLVAILIQVVPVRQRSDLARPTLWQAHAGLASAETALQNLLQYFASSSKANANAPNWPWDVFDKLLSQRPSDLPLLLRQVTDATDITVSNEVSISPPRTNDSQANRPIIRLADGSSVSLAEWQIDVSYVRGERGAKMEAYPDGSRLRFPYSISRCGDQILGLHLVSRKLGEAAFGKPFQTETPSGEHKVAPEVMPDSEAGETIIEDPAAGPEVGTSPDKAMDQPAPSDPNTLDDALALIDTKRIRSWGDRSKAKNPGTHRVALIQWDVADSYYSPGHNGGRYEGLVSAAGDKEADPVKVKGGGVFLSTSEHRRRALIREVLKACADFKVDGLVFPEYSLRPETINWLTRQLKTQPRQITIWCGTFRVPNGTQLDQDFSEAAIVPFVSSTAGSVPTLTNRWDSHTALLTCVRTRTDKQSLRVEHFARPKRYPSAAAGELIRPPFTEPWTPLLVNENDPFNLGTFSLELVCSEMFPHASSANFVGIIEENSELADRYGIGKGGESMFTHISRDIYEFARWTAFRNSAKVTGDTHGALLRGETFQRTLIVLPAMTTRSADYHIFGQNQYLAAGLVTVFCNAVVPHASCGQSGFIGLDGWKRTEGIKTPYGSRAPGIFQLGDTHSGPLGETEAAMVIADLDLLRTTDQRPRPHYQHRSLRLVAHLPIIFATEKGNHAGPGSYPNKQRQPRTRTVDGKALTFAEARYKVAKALELESVWRSKPNVGSPDEDLPPDYQTAIAETLAALRVLEEFADDPAWLRKRTDSFKSERYEMPPMTPLPALVDWLYVDDRWLPGTNGTVGPEEGEDALKSDKPLLGVPRSMQDEPPRSIT from the coding sequence TTGGCTCGCAAATCTAGAACCGGATTATCGGATATTGCACAGCTAGTTGAGCAGGCCGATATTGCGCTAGTCGCTGAGCGGCTTGGACTAAACCTCGACAGCCGGGTGCGGCAACCGCGTCGCGCCATTTGCCCGTTCCACGATGACAAAGATCCATCGCTCAACCTTTATCGCAGTGGTGCTGGGCGAACTGAGCGCGACCATTATCATTGTTTTGTCTGCGGCGCCCATGGGGATGCGGTTTCCCTCATTCAGAATTATGAGAAGGTCCCGTTCTGGGAGGCTGTTCAGCGGCTCGCTGCGATTGAGGGCGTCGAGCTTAGTTCGAGGCGGCGTCCGGCAGTCGATCGCTTGACTGGAGCGGCTATCCTCACGCATCACCTCGTCGAAATCCCAGTGACGGACAAGAAGTTCGCGGCCTTTTCCAAGGAACGAGGGTTTGATCCAGCCTTTCTCCGCAACAGAGGCGGAGCGAATGCGAGTCTTGGGAGCCTGATCGAGCGAGCAAGAGCTGACCGGACGATTGAGGAGCAGCTTGTCGAAGCTGGCGTCCTTCGCCGCGAAGATGCCGCTGAGCCGGTCGCTGATCTTTATGGTCAAAAACTGCGCGGCTTCTTCGGCGGAAGTCGCATCGTTTTCCCAATCGACGGGCCGCAGGGAGAGACGGTCGGCTTCGCTGCGCGCGCACTTGATGGTCAAACGCCTAAATACCTCTACTCCTACGGCTTTCCTCGCAGAACCTCGCTCTATGGCCAAGGACGCGTGCTGAAGGCGGTGCAAAATCTGCGTCGGTCTGACCGCAACGGTGCCATTGATATCTACCTCGTCGAGGGGATCTTCGACGCCCTCCGTCTTGATCAATTGGGTTTTCATGCGCTGGGCGTGCTCGGCGCGCAGCTAACGCCCGGCCAGATCGAACAAATCGTCCGAATTCAGGAACAGGTTGGCGAGTTCGATGGGGAACTCAGATTCCACATCTTTTTCGATTGGGACGATGCAGGCAAGCGCGGTGCATACGACGCTACGCTGCAGCTTCTCAGGCTGCTCCAGCACGGTCATCCGTTCGATTTGACGGTCATCACTTCGCCGAACAACGATCTGGCCAAGGCCGATCCCGACACATTCTTGCGCGACGTACCACCCGAAGCTGCTCAGAAGTTGCTGGCTTCAGCAAGCGTCGGGCCGCTTGAGTTTCTGGCAGCTTATAGGCTGGGAACGGAGCCCTCCCGGCTAGATTGGTCGACGGTCAATCGCCTGCGGCTCGCGTCTATCGCCAGGAGCGTCGCCTATTCCCTGCGCGATGCCGATTGGGCGCGCATTTTCGCGCCGTTGTCAACGGCCGATCAGCATCCTGGTCTGACACAGTTCGCTGCCTTGGTGAGCAGCTATGGAGGCGCGCAACTAGGGCCATCGCAAGCGTCGCAGATCCTCCAGAAATTACGGGATCCGGCAGATGATCGCTCAGACCTTCTGACTGCGTTAACCCTCGGGCGCTCATCGACTTCGCGCCGCGAGTATCCACTCGATGATGAAGCATGGGAGCGGCTGGCAATCGCCGCGTCTCCGCTCTTTCACATTCATCGTGAAAGGCTGGCGGCATCCGACGGACCGGCGAGTCCGCTCTTGGCGCGGCAGGTGCCCAAAGGAAACGGAAAGTATCGGCTAAAGTCTGGACCGGTCGCGCACGATGCAATTCTCCAACAATACGCCCTCGTCGAACTACTGCGAGATCGCGACGATTGTCCAAGTTTTGCGGATAGCATCCCCGCCATACGCTATGCGCGCGACGGGGAAGGCGATGACGGCATTTTCAAGACCGGTAGCGGACGAAAACAACCCGCATTAAGTTTTGCTTATCAGATCGACATGGCGATCGTAAACGGACTCAAGCCGCCACGACGTGAGGGCATTTTCCGGCCCTATTTCGAGTGTTGGCGCTCGTTCATCGATTTTATCGATGGCCGTATCAAACATTTTCGGCATGAAGAGATGCAGATTCTGCGCCTCGATATCACCGGTTTCTACGATCACATTCGGTCCGACGTATTCGGCGACGCACTTGCGCAGCCGCTCGAACGAGCGCTCCACGGCTTGAATTTTGCCGATGGCGATATTGGCTCCTTCGCGCCTTTGCTCGCTCCCTCAGAACACGAGGACGCAACGGGACGGGCCGAGGCTTTTACACGATTCCTACTCCAGCACAGCTTCGGGCTCCGCTACTTTGATCCAATCACTGGAAAAGAAGCTTCCTCCGACTCTAAACGTGGCATTCCGCAGGGGCCTGACCTTTCAGCATACCTCGCGAATATCTCGCTGTTTGATCTCGACGACATGATGGGCGCCGAAGTTGCTAGGCTGAATGAGCAAGAGGTCGTACCAGACGAAACCCGCGATCAAGACCGATGCTCGGCCGCCTACGCTCGCTATGTCGACGATATAGTTATCATCTGTAGGGATTTCGAAACCGCCGCCCAACTCCGCCGTAAAATCGAGTCATTGGTCTCCCTGAAGGGGTTGTCGCTCAATCGCAAGAATGTGACGCCGCCGCCAATGACGCGGGCGCAGGCTCGCGGCTGGATCACTGACAACCGCGCTGGCTTCGGCTTTTCAGGAGCGCTTGCCGATTTGCCAACGACAGAGGCGATGGATCCGCTTGCTGACGCAGGCGAAATCGATCGCCGTACGGCACTCGGGCTACTTTTTGACCCAGATCTGGACAACCCGGCAAATGCCGATATTGGCGTGGTCAAAATTGGCACAGCACTGAGCGCAACCGAAATCCGGTTCAATGACCGGGCGAATGCGTATCGTCGACTTTGGTGCTTCGCATCTGACAATTTAGAGAATGCGTCGGGCGAGGAACTCGCAGCGTCCTTTGCAAAACTTTTAGCCGAAGCCGAACCAGGCGTATTGCCGCTCGCGGACGAAACCGACCGACTCGATATTGCAATGGCAGCGATGGAGGGCTTGGACCGGGCGTTGCGATTCGCCGTTCCTCCCGGAACATTCGGGCAAGAATTGTGCGAGCGAATTGAGCGAAACTTGCTGACTTTGTCTACGGCTGTGCTAGATGACCCGTTTACACCGCTTGAAACGCTGCTCCTCGACTGTAACGATAATCGACTGCTTTCGCGCTTCGACACTCGCTGCCAGATTGGAAATATGGCCTCCCTCGCCGCGGAGAAGCTAGGCCCCCGCGACCGCACGTTCCAATTCACCAGCCTACACAAATTCCTGCTGCCGAACGTTTGTCTTGGCGAGGTGCTGCCGGAAGGCTTGCTTCACTCGCTGCTGAAACACGACGCCGCGTTCGCACGCCCATTGCCGGGCTTGGTTGTTGCAAGCAGACAATCCGCGAAGGCCGCTTTCTCCCGCCTTAATCAGACGCTCGTCGAACTCCAGCGCGCCGAAGCCCTTGGAGGTGATGAAGGTCCCGCCATATTTTCCGTTTCCGAATTGCAGGACCCTAACAAGGTCGTCAGCGTCGCCAAATCGATACTGAGTATCTGGGCTCCGGGCAAAGACATCGATTGCAGCACCGCGCCACCAACTGAAGTCGAATTGGATGCTGCCGCGACATTGGTCAATTTAACATACTCAGTGTTCGGCGAAATCGTATTACGCAGGCCACGATTGACGCAGATGATTGCCCGCGTTGCGAATGCAGTCCCATTGCCGTCGCCACCTGGCCTTAAAGCCTCCGGCATTCTCTTGTGGTGTCCCGATGATGGCCGATTGCTGCTCGCATCGCCGCCCGACACTGCGGAAGCGCCGCCGCTTGGCGTGACATGGACAGACTTGAATGATCAGTCAGTACCCGGAATCGCCTTGCGAGAAGCCACACTTCCTGAAGGCAGCAGGCTGTTGGTTGAAAAAGCTCGCAAATGGCTCCCCTCAGAAATCGCAAACCTCTATCGGGCCGGATTTACTCAGTTCGCACAACAGATCGACCTTGATGCTGGGCGCGTACCTGTGCCAACGGCGTTCTCCTTCTTCGGCATCATGACGGATGGCGTCATCGACTTCTCGAGCGTGCAGCTGATTTCATGGCCCGCCCTTCGGTCGAGCGTTGATGGCCATGCGTTCATCCGCGTCGGGCCCTCGCTGGAGGCGCGCAGTGTCTACGCTGATGGCGCGGATCACTGGCGGTATGGATGGGCTGTACGGGATGCCTGCAATCGCGCCGAGCCATCTCATGACGATGATGCCGGGATGGATGCCCACGCAGAAACTGCGCTGGATGAGGATTTCCATCGGCGAGAAGCGATTGTCGCCCGCGTGCTTCCGCGCCTTTCTGGGGCCGACCAGTGGGGACCTGGCGAGGGTACGCCAGACAATCCGATTCCCATACGCATTCGCCGCGCTCTGACGCTTCTTGAGAATTTTGATCGCGCAGGCACTGCTGCGGCAGCTGCATCGTGCTTGGTCGCAGCCGTCGCGGAAGGAATGTTCATGAGCGAGCGAGTGAATGTTCTCCACGACCTAACTTCGAACGGGAATCCGGCAGAGCTTCTCGCCGCGGCGACCAGACGAGTGAGCCGCGCACTTCCTGAAGCAGCTAAACATTGGAACATCGCTGTCCCGCCGTCGTTGCCGCATCGACGCGGTGCTTCGGCCTGGCAGATATTGTCGACAGCGATCGGGCATGCGGGAATAGATCTTCCCGGAGACACCGCGGACTCGTTAAACGCACTCGAGGCAGGCGCTGAGGTGCTGGCGGCAATCGCTGATCTGCGGGCGTTAGCTTTTGAAATTGCTGCCGCCTTACCCGAGGACTCGCTGAACCGCCTGTCCGACGCCGAGTTTGATCTTGCCTGGGTGTCGGACATTGTGGGCCTCGATTTGATTATGCTTAATGACAGGTCTGCGACCAACGAACCGGGCCTCGCCATGCAGACGAACAAGGTCGTGCGCGCGTTCTCCCAAGTAGTTCTTGGCCAACGCCGGGGCCTCAATTTCGTCCGCGACCAGATCACACCCGCCGGCTGGGTAGTGCTCGTCGCCATCCTGATCCAGGTCGTTCCCGTACGCCAGCGAAGCGACCTTGCCCGCCCAACTCTATGGCAGGCACATGCCGGGCTAGCCAGCGCCGAAACTGCGCTCCAAAACCTTCTTCAATATTTCGCGAGCAGTTCGAAAGCGAACGCGAATGCACCCAATTGGCCGTGGGACGTATTCGACAAGCTGCTTTCGCAACGCCCCTCCGATCTGCCATTGCTATTGCGGCAGGTCACCGACGCAACTGACATAACCGTGAGCAACGAAGTTTCAATATCGCCCCCTCGAACAAATGACAGTCAAGCCAACCGCCCAATCATCCGGCTCGCCGACGGCAGTTCTGTCAGCCTTGCCGAGTGGCAGATTGACGTGTCGTATGTACGGGGCGAGCGGGGTGCCAAAATGGAAGCCTATCCGGACGGTAGCCGTTTGCGATTCCCTTATTCAATCTCGCGTTGTGGCGATCAAATTCTCGGTCTGCACCTCGTTTCGCGCAAGCTTGGAGAGGCGGCTTTCGGAAAGCCGTTCCAAACTGAAACCCCTTCGGGGGAGCACAAAGTGGCACCGGAGGTGATGCCGGATTCTGAAGCTGGTGAGACTATTATTGAGGATCCCGCAGCTGGCCCGGAGGTCGGCACCTCACCAGATAAAGCTATGGATCAACCAGCGCCGTCGGATCCCAACACTCTGGATGACGCGCTGGCGTTGATTGACACAAAACGCATTCGCTCTTGGGGAGATCGTTCCAAGGCGAAGAATCCTGGTACACATAGGGTTGCGCTGATTCAATGGGATGTCGCCGACAGCTATTACAGCCCGGGACATAACGGGGGAAGATATGAAGGTCTGGTCTCTGCAGCTGGAGACAAGGAGGCCGACCCGGTAAAAGTCAAAGGCGGCGGCGTATTCCTTTCGACTTCCGAACACCGCCGCCGCGCGCTCATACGAGAAGTTCTGAAGGCATGCGCTGATTTCAAGGTCGATGGACTTGTGTTTCCGGAATACAGCCTGCGACCCGAGACCATCAACTGGCTCACGCGCCAGCTAAAAACCCAGCCTCGGCAAATCACCATTTGGTGCGGCACTTTTCGAGTTCCCAATGGCACGCAGCTTGACCAGGATTTCAGCGAAGCGGCTATTGTGCCCTTCGTGTCTTCCACTGCGGGCTCAGTGCCAACGCTTACGAATAGGTGGGACTCGCATACGGCGCTTCTTACCTGTGTGCGCACTAGGACGGATAAGCAGAGCCTTAGAGTTGAGCATTTCGCACGACCAAAGCGTTATCCGTCCGCTGCAGCTGGAGAATTGATTAGGCCACCATTCACAGAGCCGTGGACCCCGTTGTTGGTCAACGAGAATGATCCGTTCAACCTCGGGACGTTCTCATTGGAGCTCGTCTGCTCGGAAATGTTCCCCCATGCCAGCAGCGCAAACTTCGTCGGCATCATTGAGGAAAACAGCGAACTTGCCGATAGATATGGCATCGGCAAGGGCGGCGAGTCGATGTTCACCCATATAAGCAGAGACATTTACGAGTTCGCGCGATGGACCGCGTTTCGAAACTCAGCCAAGGTTACGGGCGACACCCACGGTGCACTGTTGAGGGGAGAAACGTTCCAGAGAACGCTCATCGTTCTTCCCGCCATGACGACACGCTCTGCCGATTATCATATCTTCGGGCAGAACCAGTATTTGGCTGCTGGACTTGTTACGGTATTCTGTAATGCCGTCGTTCCGCATGCGAGTTGTGGTCAGAGCGGTTTCATTGGTCTCGATGGCTGGAAGCGAACAGAAGGGATCAAGACCCCCTATGGATCTAGAGCGCCGGGCATCTTCCAGCTCGGAGATACGCATAGTGGCCCGCTCGGTGAAACCGAGGCCGCCATGGTCATTGCCGATCTCGACTTGCTGCGAACCACCGATCAACGTCCCCGACCGCATTATCAACATCGCTCTCTGCGGCTCGTTGCGCACCTCCCGATAATATTCGCCACGGAGAAAGGCAACCATGCTGGTCCCGGCTCCTATCCGAACAAACAACGTCAGCCCCGGACACGAACGGTCGATGGAAAGGCACTCACTTTCGCTGAGGCCCGTTATAAAGTCGCCAAGGCGTTAGAACTAGAGTCTGTCTGGCGCTCAAAACCTAACGTGGGCTCTCCTGATGAGGACCTGCCACCCGACTATCAGACCGCGATTGCAGAAACACTGGCCGCACTGCGTGTGCTCGAGGAGTTTGCGGACGATCCGGCTTGGCTTCGGAAACGGACAGATTCCTTCAAGTCGGAGCGCTATGAAATGCCGCCAATGACTCCTTTGCCGGCTCTTGTCGATTGGCTGTACGTTGACGATCGATGGCTACCTGGAACAAACGGCACGGTAGGCCCAGAAGAAGGGGAAGACGCGCTGAAAAGTGACAAGCCACTGCTTGGCGTTCCGCGCTCGATGCAAGATGAACCGCCACGGAGCATTACCTGA